Proteins from one Neodiprion fabricii isolate iyNeoFabr1 chromosome 5, iyNeoFabr1.1, whole genome shotgun sequence genomic window:
- the LOC124183423 gene encoding sorting nexin-29 isoform X3 yields the protein MALRMMSAIVPGANNLSETTPECDHVTDRQKLQEDLLAAAKKCHLRFGGRAELATDSDACVNLLCYMFESIFNHGLRANRTDKLNSALRHVSDLVSGGLYKTSIAQEATFWPCIREQLTWHEQERFSVLRKVCTDLGRGRAWLRAALNEKSLERHLHSIISPENLSPFYEDWAFLLDQERSSVLPNVAAGLGTILFAIRIDNENLDDYNKEGQIAGCSISQSEPIIPTILPDSSKIDHEKRKKKVRTHIISFDDDDNGQESEIINVDVSVSAPPTCLSSPTMTSVKDYLLEGQPDSDGSTVEQNNTTVEWQNESVEEERVLTPLTDVGSMRGLVPVSPTEEPNLEDLLVTPPSYSDEVTEAAVEAIEPPTGLEIQKDMENLDIETLRIRLLALAELLDQAKEDATGSRLQLARFQRQHQDQVERHDLQLQALHRENQLLRQQLRKYVTAVQMLRRDSDSTTVSEEDHSLDYHNEAQQYQDKLVQVAEMHAELMEFNARLTMQLTNRDRLVKLLQAELECLRGPLSEDGLPMEPPCLIHIWVPSAFLTGQSSDIHHVYQIYVRIRDTEWNIYRRYAQFYSLHKELKKHDAIVTTFEFPPKKTIGNKDAKFVEERRLRLQQWLRRVVGRLAHCSPAFAARPSRQTLVSLMPFFGDLPNNDDSRKKGNSTRNTFSTSPQYTGL from the exons ATG GCTCTTCGTATGATGTCAGCTATAGTCCCCGGGGCGAATAATTTGTCAGAAACTACTCCAGAATGCGATCATGTAACCGACAGACAAAAACTACAAGAGGACTTGTTGGCTGCTGCTAAAAAATGCCATCTCAGATTCGGCGGACGAGCAGAATTGGCCACTGATTCTGATGCTTGTGTTAATCTCTTATGTTACATGTTTGAGTCGATTTTTAATCATGGATTACGTGCTAATCGTAcagataaattaaattcagCACTTAG GCACGTTTCAGACTTAGTGTCAGGTGGCTTATACAAAACTAGTATAGCCCAAGAGGCAACATTCTGGCCTTGCATTAGAGAACAGCTTACTTGGCACGAACAAGAGCGCTTCAGTGTGCTCAGAAAAGTTTGCACAGATTTGGGACGAGGTAGAGCATGGCTCAGAGCTGCTCTGAATGAGAAATCCCTTGAGAGACATTTGCACTCTATAATCAGTCCCGAAAATTTATCCCCCTTTTACGAAGATTGGGCATTTTTATTAGACCAAGAAAGATCCTCAGTCCTACCTAATGTAGCTGCAG GTCTGGGGACAATATTATTTGCTATACGGATAGATAATGAGAACCTTGATGACTACAATAAGGAAGGACAAATTGCAGGTTGCAGTATATCACAGTCGGAACcaattattccaacaatacTTCCAG ATTCTTCCAAAATTGATCACGAAAAACGCAAGAAAAAGGTACGCACTCATATAATCTCATTTGATGATGACGACAACGGTCAGGAAAGCGAAATTATAAACGTGGACGTGTCTGTCAGTGCACCTCCGACTTGTTTAAGTTCACCAACTATGACGTCGGTCAAAGACTATTTGCTCGAAGGTCAGCCTGATTCCGATGGTTCAACTGTTGAGCAAAATAACACAACGGTTGAATGGCAAAA TGAGTCCGTAGAAGAGGAAAGAGTTCTGACTCCCTTAACTGACGTTGGAAGTATGCGGGGACTAGTGCCAGTATCACCTACCGAGGAGCCAAATCTCGAGGACTTACTCGTCACCCCTCCAAGTTACTCCGAT GAGGTGACAGAGGCTGCGGTAGAAGCTATTGAACCACCAACTGGTTTAGAAATACAGAAAGATATGGAGAATCTTGATATTGAGACTCTACGCATCAGGCTACTTGCCTTAGCCGAACTACTCGACCAAGCTAAAGAAGATGCGACAGGCAGTAGATTACAGCTGGCCCGTTTTCAGAGGCAACACCAGGATCAAGTTGAGAGGCATGATTTGCAGCTGCAAGCATTGCACAG AGAAAATCAATTGCTCAGGCAACAACTGAGAAAGTATGTCACCGCAGTTCAAATGCTTCGAAGAGATTCCGACTCTACTACCGTGTCAGAAGAAGATCATTCATTAGATTATCATAACGAGGCACAACAATATCAAGATAAACTGGTGCAAGTAGCCGAAATGCATGCAGAACTAATGGAATTCAATGCCAGACTGACTATGCAATTAACTAACAG GGATAGGCTGGTCAAATTACTGCAAGCCGAATTGGAATGCCTTCGAGGACCATTGAGTGAAGATGGACTGCCAATGGAACCACCCTGTCTCATACATATTTGGGTGCCATCTGCTTTTTTGACTGGGCAATCATCGGATATTCATCATGTTTACCAG atatacgtacgtattaGGGACACGGAATGGAATATCTACAGACGGTATGCGCAGTTCTACTCACTTCACAAAGAACTCAAAAAACACGATGCTATCGTGACAACGTTTGAATTCCCTCCCAAAAAGACAATAGGAAAcaaa GATGCTAAATTCGTAGAGGAGCGACGTCTAAGGCTACAGCAATGGTTAAGAAGAGTTGTTGGCCGGTTAGCTCATTGTTCTCCAGCATTTGCGGCTAGACCAAGCAGACAAACTCTTGTATCGTTGATGCCTTTTTTTGG TGATCTTCCAAACAACGACGattcaagaaaaaaaggaaattcgACGAGAAACACGTTCTCAACGTCACCTCAGTATACAGGACTATAA
- the LOC124183423 gene encoding sorting nexin-29 isoform X1, which yields MALRMMSAIVPGANNLSETTPECDHVTDRQKLQEDLLAAAKKCHLRFGGRAELATDSDACVNLLCYMFESIFNHGLRANRTDKLNSALRHVSDLVSGGLYKTSIAQEATFWPCIREQLTWHEQERFSVLRKVCTDLGRGRAWLRAALNEKSLERHLHSIISPENLSPFYEDWAFLLDQERSSVLPNVAAGLGTILFAIRIDNENLDDYNKEGQIAGCSISQSEPIIPTILPDSSKIDHEKRKKKVRTHIISFDDDDNGQESEIINVDVSVSAPPTCLSSPTMTSVKDYLLEGQPDSDGSTVEQNNTTVEWQNESVEEERVLTPLTDVGSMRGLVPVSPTEEPNLEDLLVTPPSYSDDLQEVTEAAVEAIEPPTGLEIQKDMENLDIETLRIRLLALAELLDQAKEDATGSRLQLARFQRQHQDQVERHDLQLQALHRENQLLRQQLRKYVTAVQMLRRDSDSTTVSEEDHSLDYHNEAQQYQDKLVQVAEMHAELMEFNARLTMQLTNRDRLVKLLQAELECLRGPLSEDGLPMEPPCLIHIWVPSAFLTGQSSDIHHVYQIYVRIRDTEWNIYRRYAQFYSLHKELKKHDAIVTTFEFPPKKTIGNKDAKFVEERRLRLQQWLRRVVGRLAHCSPAFAARPSRQTLVSLMPFFGDLPNNDDSRKKGNSTRNTFSTSPQYTGL from the exons ATG GCTCTTCGTATGATGTCAGCTATAGTCCCCGGGGCGAATAATTTGTCAGAAACTACTCCAGAATGCGATCATGTAACCGACAGACAAAAACTACAAGAGGACTTGTTGGCTGCTGCTAAAAAATGCCATCTCAGATTCGGCGGACGAGCAGAATTGGCCACTGATTCTGATGCTTGTGTTAATCTCTTATGTTACATGTTTGAGTCGATTTTTAATCATGGATTACGTGCTAATCGTAcagataaattaaattcagCACTTAG GCACGTTTCAGACTTAGTGTCAGGTGGCTTATACAAAACTAGTATAGCCCAAGAGGCAACATTCTGGCCTTGCATTAGAGAACAGCTTACTTGGCACGAACAAGAGCGCTTCAGTGTGCTCAGAAAAGTTTGCACAGATTTGGGACGAGGTAGAGCATGGCTCAGAGCTGCTCTGAATGAGAAATCCCTTGAGAGACATTTGCACTCTATAATCAGTCCCGAAAATTTATCCCCCTTTTACGAAGATTGGGCATTTTTATTAGACCAAGAAAGATCCTCAGTCCTACCTAATGTAGCTGCAG GTCTGGGGACAATATTATTTGCTATACGGATAGATAATGAGAACCTTGATGACTACAATAAGGAAGGACAAATTGCAGGTTGCAGTATATCACAGTCGGAACcaattattccaacaatacTTCCAG ATTCTTCCAAAATTGATCACGAAAAACGCAAGAAAAAGGTACGCACTCATATAATCTCATTTGATGATGACGACAACGGTCAGGAAAGCGAAATTATAAACGTGGACGTGTCTGTCAGTGCACCTCCGACTTGTTTAAGTTCACCAACTATGACGTCGGTCAAAGACTATTTGCTCGAAGGTCAGCCTGATTCCGATGGTTCAACTGTTGAGCAAAATAACACAACGGTTGAATGGCAAAA TGAGTCCGTAGAAGAGGAAAGAGTTCTGACTCCCTTAACTGACGTTGGAAGTATGCGGGGACTAGTGCCAGTATCACCTACCGAGGAGCCAAATCTCGAGGACTTACTCGTCACCCCTCCAAGTTACTCCGAT GATTTACAGGAGGTGACAGAGGCTGCGGTAGAAGCTATTGAACCACCAACTGGTTTAGAAATACAGAAAGATATGGAGAATCTTGATATTGAGACTCTACGCATCAGGCTACTTGCCTTAGCCGAACTACTCGACCAAGCTAAAGAAGATGCGACAGGCAGTAGATTACAGCTGGCCCGTTTTCAGAGGCAACACCAGGATCAAGTTGAGAGGCATGATTTGCAGCTGCAAGCATTGCACAG AGAAAATCAATTGCTCAGGCAACAACTGAGAAAGTATGTCACCGCAGTTCAAATGCTTCGAAGAGATTCCGACTCTACTACCGTGTCAGAAGAAGATCATTCATTAGATTATCATAACGAGGCACAACAATATCAAGATAAACTGGTGCAAGTAGCCGAAATGCATGCAGAACTAATGGAATTCAATGCCAGACTGACTATGCAATTAACTAACAG GGATAGGCTGGTCAAATTACTGCAAGCCGAATTGGAATGCCTTCGAGGACCATTGAGTGAAGATGGACTGCCAATGGAACCACCCTGTCTCATACATATTTGGGTGCCATCTGCTTTTTTGACTGGGCAATCATCGGATATTCATCATGTTTACCAG atatacgtacgtattaGGGACACGGAATGGAATATCTACAGACGGTATGCGCAGTTCTACTCACTTCACAAAGAACTCAAAAAACACGATGCTATCGTGACAACGTTTGAATTCCCTCCCAAAAAGACAATAGGAAAcaaa GATGCTAAATTCGTAGAGGAGCGACGTCTAAGGCTACAGCAATGGTTAAGAAGAGTTGTTGGCCGGTTAGCTCATTGTTCTCCAGCATTTGCGGCTAGACCAAGCAGACAAACTCTTGTATCGTTGATGCCTTTTTTTGG TGATCTTCCAAACAACGACGattcaagaaaaaaaggaaattcgACGAGAAACACGTTCTCAACGTCACCTCAGTATACAGGACTATAA
- the LOC124183423 gene encoding sorting nexin-29 isoform X2, with amino-acid sequence MALRMMSAIVPGANNLSETTPECDHVTDRQKLQEDLLAAAKKCHLRFGGRAELATDSDACVNLLCYMFESIFNHGLRANRTDKLNSALRHVSDLVSGGLYKTSIAQEATFWPCIREQLTWHEQERFSVLRKVCTDLGRGRAWLRAALNEKSLERHLHSIISPENLSPFYEDWAFLLDQERSSVLPNVAAGLGTILFAIRIDNENLDDYNKEGQIAGCSISQSEPIIPTILPDSSKIDHEKRKKKVRTHIISFDDDDNGQESEIINVDVSVSAPPTCLSSPTMTSVKDYLLEGQPDSDGSTVEQNNTTVEWQNESVEEERVLTPLTDVGSMRGLVPVSPTEEPNLEDLLVTPPSYSDDLQEVTEAAVEAIEPPTGLEIQKDMENLDIETLRIRLLALAELLDQAKEDATGSRLQLARFQRQHQDQVERHDLQLQALHRENQLLRQQLRKYVTAVQMLRRDSDSTTVSEEDHSLDYHNEAQQYQDKLVQVAEMHAELMEFNARLTMQLTNRDRLVKLLQAELECLRGPLSEDGLPMEPPCLIHIWVPSAFLTGQSSDIHHVYQIYVRIRDTEWNIYRRYAQFYSLHKELKKHDAIVTTFEFPPKKTIGNKDAKFVEERRLRLQQWLRRVVGRLAHCSPAFAARPSRQTLVSLMPFFGDLPNNDDSRKKGNSTRNTFSTSPQYTGL; translated from the exons Atg GCTCTTCGTATGATGTCAGCTATAGTCCCCGGGGCGAATAATTTGTCAGAAACTACTCCAGAATGCGATCATGTAACCGACAGACAAAAACTACAAGAGGACTTGTTGGCTGCTGCTAAAAAATGCCATCTCAGATTCGGCGGACGAGCAGAATTGGCCACTGATTCTGATGCTTGTGTTAATCTCTTATGTTACATGTTTGAGTCGATTTTTAATCATGGATTACGTGCTAATCGTAcagataaattaaattcagCACTTAG GCACGTTTCAGACTTAGTGTCAGGTGGCTTATACAAAACTAGTATAGCCCAAGAGGCAACATTCTGGCCTTGCATTAGAGAACAGCTTACTTGGCACGAACAAGAGCGCTTCAGTGTGCTCAGAAAAGTTTGCACAGATTTGGGACGAGGTAGAGCATGGCTCAGAGCTGCTCTGAATGAGAAATCCCTTGAGAGACATTTGCACTCTATAATCAGTCCCGAAAATTTATCCCCCTTTTACGAAGATTGGGCATTTTTATTAGACCAAGAAAGATCCTCAGTCCTACCTAATGTAGCTGCAG GTCTGGGGACAATATTATTTGCTATACGGATAGATAATGAGAACCTTGATGACTACAATAAGGAAGGACAAATTGCAGGTTGCAGTATATCACAGTCGGAACcaattattccaacaatacTTCCAG ATTCTTCCAAAATTGATCACGAAAAACGCAAGAAAAAGGTACGCACTCATATAATCTCATTTGATGATGACGACAACGGTCAGGAAAGCGAAATTATAAACGTGGACGTGTCTGTCAGTGCACCTCCGACTTGTTTAAGTTCACCAACTATGACGTCGGTCAAAGACTATTTGCTCGAAGGTCAGCCTGATTCCGATGGTTCAACTGTTGAGCAAAATAACACAACGGTTGAATGGCAAAA TGAGTCCGTAGAAGAGGAAAGAGTTCTGACTCCCTTAACTGACGTTGGAAGTATGCGGGGACTAGTGCCAGTATCACCTACCGAGGAGCCAAATCTCGAGGACTTACTCGTCACCCCTCCAAGTTACTCCGAT GATTTACAGGAGGTGACAGAGGCTGCGGTAGAAGCTATTGAACCACCAACTGGTTTAGAAATACAGAAAGATATGGAGAATCTTGATATTGAGACTCTACGCATCAGGCTACTTGCCTTAGCCGAACTACTCGACCAAGCTAAAGAAGATGCGACAGGCAGTAGATTACAGCTGGCCCGTTTTCAGAGGCAACACCAGGATCAAGTTGAGAGGCATGATTTGCAGCTGCAAGCATTGCACAG AGAAAATCAATTGCTCAGGCAACAACTGAGAAAGTATGTCACCGCAGTTCAAATGCTTCGAAGAGATTCCGACTCTACTACCGTGTCAGAAGAAGATCATTCATTAGATTATCATAACGAGGCACAACAATATCAAGATAAACTGGTGCAAGTAGCCGAAATGCATGCAGAACTAATGGAATTCAATGCCAGACTGACTATGCAATTAACTAACAG GGATAGGCTGGTCAAATTACTGCAAGCCGAATTGGAATGCCTTCGAGGACCATTGAGTGAAGATGGACTGCCAATGGAACCACCCTGTCTCATACATATTTGGGTGCCATCTGCTTTTTTGACTGGGCAATCATCGGATATTCATCATGTTTACCAG atatacgtacgtattaGGGACACGGAATGGAATATCTACAGACGGTATGCGCAGTTCTACTCACTTCACAAAGAACTCAAAAAACACGATGCTATCGTGACAACGTTTGAATTCCCTCCCAAAAAGACAATAGGAAAcaaa GATGCTAAATTCGTAGAGGAGCGACGTCTAAGGCTACAGCAATGGTTAAGAAGAGTTGTTGGCCGGTTAGCTCATTGTTCTCCAGCATTTGCGGCTAGACCAAGCAGACAAACTCTTGTATCGTTGATGCCTTTTTTTGG TGATCTTCCAAACAACGACGattcaagaaaaaaaggaaattcgACGAGAAACACGTTCTCAACGTCACCTCAGTATACAGGACTATAA
- the LOC124183423 gene encoding sorting nexin-29 isoform X4, which yields MMSAIVPGANNLSETTPECDHVTDRQKLQEDLLAAAKKCHLRFGGRAELATDSDACVNLLCYMFESIFNHGLRANRTDKLNSALRHVSDLVSGGLYKTSIAQEATFWPCIREQLTWHEQERFSVLRKVCTDLGRGRAWLRAALNEKSLERHLHSIISPENLSPFYEDWAFLLDQERSSVLPNVAAGLGTILFAIRIDNENLDDYNKEGQIAGCSISQSEPIIPTILPDSSKIDHEKRKKKVRTHIISFDDDDNGQESEIINVDVSVSAPPTCLSSPTMTSVKDYLLEGQPDSDGSTVEQNNTTVEWQNESVEEERVLTPLTDVGSMRGLVPVSPTEEPNLEDLLVTPPSYSDDLQEVTEAAVEAIEPPTGLEIQKDMENLDIETLRIRLLALAELLDQAKEDATGSRLQLARFQRQHQDQVERHDLQLQALHRENQLLRQQLRKYVTAVQMLRRDSDSTTVSEEDHSLDYHNEAQQYQDKLVQVAEMHAELMEFNARLTMQLTNRDRLVKLLQAELECLRGPLSEDGLPMEPPCLIHIWVPSAFLTGQSSDIHHVYQIYVRIRDTEWNIYRRYAQFYSLHKELKKHDAIVTTFEFPPKKTIGNKDAKFVEERRLRLQQWLRRVVGRLAHCSPAFAARPSRQTLVSLMPFFGDLPNNDDSRKKGNSTRNTFSTSPQYTGL from the exons ATGATGTCAGCTATAGTCCCCGGGGCGAATAATTTGTCAGAAACTACTCCAGAATGCGATCATGTAACCGACAGACAAAAACTACAAGAGGACTTGTTGGCTGCTGCTAAAAAATGCCATCTCAGATTCGGCGGACGAGCAGAATTGGCCACTGATTCTGATGCTTGTGTTAATCTCTTATGTTACATGTTTGAGTCGATTTTTAATCATGGATTACGTGCTAATCGTAcagataaattaaattcagCACTTAG GCACGTTTCAGACTTAGTGTCAGGTGGCTTATACAAAACTAGTATAGCCCAAGAGGCAACATTCTGGCCTTGCATTAGAGAACAGCTTACTTGGCACGAACAAGAGCGCTTCAGTGTGCTCAGAAAAGTTTGCACAGATTTGGGACGAGGTAGAGCATGGCTCAGAGCTGCTCTGAATGAGAAATCCCTTGAGAGACATTTGCACTCTATAATCAGTCCCGAAAATTTATCCCCCTTTTACGAAGATTGGGCATTTTTATTAGACCAAGAAAGATCCTCAGTCCTACCTAATGTAGCTGCAG GTCTGGGGACAATATTATTTGCTATACGGATAGATAATGAGAACCTTGATGACTACAATAAGGAAGGACAAATTGCAGGTTGCAGTATATCACAGTCGGAACcaattattccaacaatacTTCCAG ATTCTTCCAAAATTGATCACGAAAAACGCAAGAAAAAGGTACGCACTCATATAATCTCATTTGATGATGACGACAACGGTCAGGAAAGCGAAATTATAAACGTGGACGTGTCTGTCAGTGCACCTCCGACTTGTTTAAGTTCACCAACTATGACGTCGGTCAAAGACTATTTGCTCGAAGGTCAGCCTGATTCCGATGGTTCAACTGTTGAGCAAAATAACACAACGGTTGAATGGCAAAA TGAGTCCGTAGAAGAGGAAAGAGTTCTGACTCCCTTAACTGACGTTGGAAGTATGCGGGGACTAGTGCCAGTATCACCTACCGAGGAGCCAAATCTCGAGGACTTACTCGTCACCCCTCCAAGTTACTCCGAT GATTTACAGGAGGTGACAGAGGCTGCGGTAGAAGCTATTGAACCACCAACTGGTTTAGAAATACAGAAAGATATGGAGAATCTTGATATTGAGACTCTACGCATCAGGCTACTTGCCTTAGCCGAACTACTCGACCAAGCTAAAGAAGATGCGACAGGCAGTAGATTACAGCTGGCCCGTTTTCAGAGGCAACACCAGGATCAAGTTGAGAGGCATGATTTGCAGCTGCAAGCATTGCACAG AGAAAATCAATTGCTCAGGCAACAACTGAGAAAGTATGTCACCGCAGTTCAAATGCTTCGAAGAGATTCCGACTCTACTACCGTGTCAGAAGAAGATCATTCATTAGATTATCATAACGAGGCACAACAATATCAAGATAAACTGGTGCAAGTAGCCGAAATGCATGCAGAACTAATGGAATTCAATGCCAGACTGACTATGCAATTAACTAACAG GGATAGGCTGGTCAAATTACTGCAAGCCGAATTGGAATGCCTTCGAGGACCATTGAGTGAAGATGGACTGCCAATGGAACCACCCTGTCTCATACATATTTGGGTGCCATCTGCTTTTTTGACTGGGCAATCATCGGATATTCATCATGTTTACCAG atatacgtacgtattaGGGACACGGAATGGAATATCTACAGACGGTATGCGCAGTTCTACTCACTTCACAAAGAACTCAAAAAACACGATGCTATCGTGACAACGTTTGAATTCCCTCCCAAAAAGACAATAGGAAAcaaa GATGCTAAATTCGTAGAGGAGCGACGTCTAAGGCTACAGCAATGGTTAAGAAGAGTTGTTGGCCGGTTAGCTCATTGTTCTCCAGCATTTGCGGCTAGACCAAGCAGACAAACTCTTGTATCGTTGATGCCTTTTTTTGG TGATCTTCCAAACAACGACGattcaagaaaaaaaggaaattcgACGAGAAACACGTTCTCAACGTCACCTCAGTATACAGGACTATAA
- the LOC124183423 gene encoding sorting nexin-29 isoform X5 — protein MHVSDLVSGGLYKTSIAQEATFWPCIREQLTWHEQERFSVLRKVCTDLGRGRAWLRAALNEKSLERHLHSIISPENLSPFYEDWAFLLDQERSSVLPNVAAGLGTILFAIRIDNENLDDYNKEGQIAGCSISQSEPIIPTILPDSSKIDHEKRKKKVRTHIISFDDDDNGQESEIINVDVSVSAPPTCLSSPTMTSVKDYLLEGQPDSDGSTVEQNNTTVEWQNESVEEERVLTPLTDVGSMRGLVPVSPTEEPNLEDLLVTPPSYSDDLQEVTEAAVEAIEPPTGLEIQKDMENLDIETLRIRLLALAELLDQAKEDATGSRLQLARFQRQHQDQVERHDLQLQALHRENQLLRQQLRKYVTAVQMLRRDSDSTTVSEEDHSLDYHNEAQQYQDKLVQVAEMHAELMEFNARLTMQLTNRDRLVKLLQAELECLRGPLSEDGLPMEPPCLIHIWVPSAFLTGQSSDIHHVYQIYVRIRDTEWNIYRRYAQFYSLHKELKKHDAIVTTFEFPPKKTIGNKDAKFVEERRLRLQQWLRRVVGRLAHCSPAFAARPSRQTLVSLMPFFGDLPNNDDSRKKGNSTRNTFSTSPQYTGL, from the exons at GCACGTTTCAGACTTAGTGTCAGGTGGCTTATACAAAACTAGTATAGCCCAAGAGGCAACATTCTGGCCTTGCATTAGAGAACAGCTTACTTGGCACGAACAAGAGCGCTTCAGTGTGCTCAGAAAAGTTTGCACAGATTTGGGACGAGGTAGAGCATGGCTCAGAGCTGCTCTGAATGAGAAATCCCTTGAGAGACATTTGCACTCTATAATCAGTCCCGAAAATTTATCCCCCTTTTACGAAGATTGGGCATTTTTATTAGACCAAGAAAGATCCTCAGTCCTACCTAATGTAGCTGCAG GTCTGGGGACAATATTATTTGCTATACGGATAGATAATGAGAACCTTGATGACTACAATAAGGAAGGACAAATTGCAGGTTGCAGTATATCACAGTCGGAACcaattattccaacaatacTTCCAG ATTCTTCCAAAATTGATCACGAAAAACGCAAGAAAAAGGTACGCACTCATATAATCTCATTTGATGATGACGACAACGGTCAGGAAAGCGAAATTATAAACGTGGACGTGTCTGTCAGTGCACCTCCGACTTGTTTAAGTTCACCAACTATGACGTCGGTCAAAGACTATTTGCTCGAAGGTCAGCCTGATTCCGATGGTTCAACTGTTGAGCAAAATAACACAACGGTTGAATGGCAAAA TGAGTCCGTAGAAGAGGAAAGAGTTCTGACTCCCTTAACTGACGTTGGAAGTATGCGGGGACTAGTGCCAGTATCACCTACCGAGGAGCCAAATCTCGAGGACTTACTCGTCACCCCTCCAAGTTACTCCGAT GATTTACAGGAGGTGACAGAGGCTGCGGTAGAAGCTATTGAACCACCAACTGGTTTAGAAATACAGAAAGATATGGAGAATCTTGATATTGAGACTCTACGCATCAGGCTACTTGCCTTAGCCGAACTACTCGACCAAGCTAAAGAAGATGCGACAGGCAGTAGATTACAGCTGGCCCGTTTTCAGAGGCAACACCAGGATCAAGTTGAGAGGCATGATTTGCAGCTGCAAGCATTGCACAG AGAAAATCAATTGCTCAGGCAACAACTGAGAAAGTATGTCACCGCAGTTCAAATGCTTCGAAGAGATTCCGACTCTACTACCGTGTCAGAAGAAGATCATTCATTAGATTATCATAACGAGGCACAACAATATCAAGATAAACTGGTGCAAGTAGCCGAAATGCATGCAGAACTAATGGAATTCAATGCCAGACTGACTATGCAATTAACTAACAG GGATAGGCTGGTCAAATTACTGCAAGCCGAATTGGAATGCCTTCGAGGACCATTGAGTGAAGATGGACTGCCAATGGAACCACCCTGTCTCATACATATTTGGGTGCCATCTGCTTTTTTGACTGGGCAATCATCGGATATTCATCATGTTTACCAG atatacgtacgtattaGGGACACGGAATGGAATATCTACAGACGGTATGCGCAGTTCTACTCACTTCACAAAGAACTCAAAAAACACGATGCTATCGTGACAACGTTTGAATTCCCTCCCAAAAAGACAATAGGAAAcaaa GATGCTAAATTCGTAGAGGAGCGACGTCTAAGGCTACAGCAATGGTTAAGAAGAGTTGTTGGCCGGTTAGCTCATTGTTCTCCAGCATTTGCGGCTAGACCAAGCAGACAAACTCTTGTATCGTTGATGCCTTTTTTTGG TGATCTTCCAAACAACGACGattcaagaaaaaaaggaaattcgACGAGAAACACGTTCTCAACGTCACCTCAGTATACAGGACTATAA